A window of Clostridium novyi genomic DNA:
TATAGCTATAATAGCAGATGAGTTCATGTTTATAGGTATATGTGTTGATTGACCTTTTAACATTCTTCCACCAGAATTCTTAGCTGCATATTGAATAGGTATTCTTCTTTCAGCTAAAGTAGCTATAACAACCCCAGTAAACATTAATATTGTAAACACTATCAAGAATATTACTTGAACTATGCTAACACTCTGATTTTGTTGCAGACTGTTAATTTTCAATATTTTTTCTGGCAATCTTGAAATTATATTAACAAATATTATTAGTGAAATACCATTACCTATACCTTTTACAGTTATCTGATCTCCTAACCACATCAAAAATGTTGATGCAGTAGTTAACGTAAGAATCATTAAGAATATATCAAACTTACCTAAATTAGTTGCAACTCCTTGGTTCCTTATTAATGCATAAGTACCAAATGACTGAAGTGCTCCCAAAACAATTGCTGTATATCTTGTATACTTCTGGATTTTCTTTCTTCCTTCTTCTCCTTCTTTAGACAATTGCTCTAATGAAGGAATAGCAATTGTTAGTAATTGAAATATTATTGATGAGTTAATATAAGGTATAACACCCATAGCAAAAATACTAAAATTACTTAATGCACCACCTGACATCAAATCATAAAAACTAAATAACGTCCCCGCTTTTGTTATGTTAGCTAATGCACCGGTATCAATTCCAGGAACAGGAATATGATTTCCCATCCTGATAATTGCTACCATAAATAATGTAAATAAAATTTTCTTTCTTAATTCGGGAACTTTCCAAGCGTTACGTAAGGTTGACATTTTATATCACCTCTGCTTTTCCTCCCATAGATTCTATCTTCTCAACAGCACCTTTAGTGAATTTAGTTGCCTTTATAGTTAACTTTCTTTCTAAAGCGCCATTTCCTAAAATCTTAACTCCATCTTTAACTTTGCTGATTACACCATTTGCTTTTAATACTTCTGGTGTAACTTCAGTTCCGTCTTCAAATATATTTAATCTGCTTACATTCACTTCTACATATTCTTTTGCAAATATGTTAGTGAATCCTCTTTTAGGTACTCTTCTGTATAAAGGCATTTGACCACCTTCAAATCCAGGTCTAACTCCACCGCCTGATCTAGCGTTTTGTCCTTTATGACCTTTTCCAGCAGTTTTACCTAATCCAGAACCGTTTCCTCTACCAACTCTTTTAGGAGCTTTCTTTGAACCCATAGCAGGTTTTAATTCATGAAGTTTCATGTAATACACCTCCTCTTAACAATATTTCTCAACTATACTTCTTCAATATTTAAAAGATAACTTACTTTGTTTATCATACCTCTAATTTGAGGAGTATCTTCGTGCATAACACTCTTGCCTATTTTCTTTAATCCAAGAGCATTCACTGTAGCTATATGGTCTTTCTTTCTACCTATGATACTCTTTGTTAGTGTCACCTTAAGCTTAGCCAAGGTTGATCCCCTCCTAACCTAAAATCTCTTCTACAGTCTTGCCTCTTAATTTAGCAATCTGTTCAGCAGTTCTTAATCTTGATAATCCATTAATTGTTGCACCGACCATGTTTTTAGGATTATTAGAACCTAATGATTTAGCTCTAACATCCTTTAATCCTGCTAATTCTAATACGGCTCTAACAGGACCACCAGCAATAACTCCAGTACCTTCAGTAGCTGGCATTATTAACACTTTTCCTCTACCATATTCACCTTCGATTATGTGAGGAACAGTAGTGTCAACCATTGCTACTTCTACTAAATGTTTTTTAGCATCTTCAATACCTTTTCTTATAGCTTCAGGTATTTCAACTGCTTTACCCATTCCTACGCCAACGTGTCCGTTCTCATCTCCAACAACAACAAGAGCACTAAATCTAAAGTTTCTACCACCTTTAACAACCTTAGCTACTCTGTTTATAAATACAACTTTTTCTTTGAGATTAAGCGTGCTAGGATCTATTCTCATTATTTTCCCTCCTTCTTTAGAATTTCAAACCTGCTTCTCTAGCTGCTTCTGCAAGTTCTTTTACTCTTCCATGATATACATATCCGCCTCTATCAAAAACAACTTCTTCTATACCTTTTTCCATGGCTTTTTTAGCAACCATAGTTCCAACTGCCTTAGCAGCTTCTTTATTGCTTCCGATTTTACCTGCGAAATCTTTGTCTAGACTTGATGCTGAAACTATAGTTACTCTTTCAACGTCATCAATAATTTGAGCATATATATTCTTTTCACTTCTGAAAACAGCTAATCTTGGTCTTTGAGCTGTACCAGAAATTTTGTTACGTACTCTTAAGTGACGTTTAACTCTAGCTCTTTGTCTATTTTCCTTCTTAAACATGAAATTCACTCCTTTCTGCTGTTAGTTCTGTTATTTACCAGTTTTTCCTTCTTTACGTCTTATAACTTCTCCAGCGTATCTGATTCCTTTTCCTTTATAAGGTTCAGGTTTTCTCCATACTCTAATATTAGCTGCAACTGAACCAACTAATTCTTTATCAATTCCGCTAACAACAACTTTAGTTGCTTCTGGAACTGCGTATTCTACGCCTTGAACAGCTTTTATTTCAACTGGATGTGAATATCCAAGATTTAATACTAAATCTTTTCCTTTTAATTGTGCTCTATATCCAACACCAACTAATTCTAGTGTCTTTTGATATCCTTCTGTTACACCAATAACCATATTGTTGATTAACGCTCTAGTTAATCCGTGTAATGCTCTATGTTGAGCATTTTCACTTGGTCTTGTAACAACTATATTATTATCTTCTATAGCTATGTTGATATCTTCGTGCATAGCCTTAGTTAATTCTCCTTTTGGTCCTTTTACAGTAACAACGTTCTCTGGTGTTACTGTAACATTTACTCCATTAGGTATTTCTATTGGAAGTCTTCCTACTCTTGACATAATTGCACCTCCCATTCGCGTTAAATTAAATTACCAAACGTAACAAATAACTTCTCCACCTAAACCTAATTTTCTTGCTTCTCTATCTGTAACTATTCCTTTAGAAGTTGATATAATAGCAACTCCTAGTCCGTTTAATACTTTTGGAGTATTATCTTTTTTACAGTAAACTCTTAAACCTGGTTTAGATATTCTCTTAAGCCCAGTTATTACTCTTTCTTTTCCATTATATCTTAAAGACAATCTAAGCATTGGAACTGCTCCATCTGCATATTCTTCTATATCTTTAACATAGCCTTCTTGAACTAATATATTAGCTATAGATTTTTTTACATTTGAAGACGGTACTTCAACAACTTCATGTCTAACTATGTTTGCATTTCTTATACGAGTTAGCATATCTGCAATAGGATCTGTCATAACCATTTAGTATGCCTCCTTTCTAATCTCTATGTTTTTACCAACTAGCTTTTTTACATCCAGGGATTTGTCCTCTGTATGCTAATTCTCTAAAGCAAATACGGCATATTCCATATTTCTTTAAAACAGAATGAGGTCTTCCGCATATTCTACATCTTGTATAAGCTCTAGTAGAATACTTAGGAGTCTTTTTCCATTTTTCTATCATCGCCTTACGTGCCATGTTTTCCCCTCCTTATTATTGAGCAAATGGCATTCCAAGATATCTAAGCAATTCTCTTGCTTCTTCATCAGTCTTTGCAGTAGTAACAAATATTATATCCATTCCTCTTACTTTATCAATTTTATCATATTCTATTTCTGGGAATATGATTTGTTCTTTAATTCCTAAAGCATAGTTTCCTCTACCATCAAAAGACTTAGCAGATATTCCTCTAAAGTCTCTAACTCTTGGTAAAGCGATATTCATTAATTTATCTGCAAATTCAAACATCATATCTTTTCTTAATGTAACTTTACAACCGATTGGCATATGTTGTCTAATCTTGAAGTTAGCTACAGATTTCTTTGCTCTTGTTATTACTGGCTTTTGTCCTGTAATTTGTTGTAAATCAGCAACTGCTGACTCTAGAACCTTAGAATTATCTTTAGCTTCTCCAACACCCATGTTTACAACTATCTTCTCTAGTTTTGGAACTTGCATTATATTTTTATATCCGAACTTCTCCATAAGAGCCGGTATTACTTCTTTATTGTATTTTTCCTGTAGTCTACTCATCAGTGAACCCTCCTTTCAAAGTCTATAGTATTTCTCCGCACTTTTTGCAAACTCTTACTTTTGTTCCATCTTCTAAAAGTTTTTTGCTAATTCTTGTTGCAGAATTGCAATTTGTGCAGTATAGCATAACTTTCGAACTATTGATTGGCGCTTCTTTTTTAACTATTCCGCCTTGCATATTTTCTCTATTAGGTTTCACGTGCTTAGTAACAATGTTTACATCCTTAACTAATACTTTACCAGTTTTTGGATATACAGTTAATACTTCGCTTACTTTACCTTTATCTTTACCTGAAATAACAACAACTTTATCTGTTCTTCTCACATGAACTTTAGCCATCACAGCCACCTCCCTTTTATAGAACTTCAGGTGCTAATGATAATATTTTGTTAAACTCTTTATCTTTTTCTCTTAGCTCTCTTGCTATTGGTCCAAAAATACGAGTTCCTTTTGGTTGTTTATCATCTTTAATAACAACAGCAGCATTTTCATCAAACTTTATGTATGATCCGTCTGCTCTACGTACTCCTCTTTTAGTTCTAACTATAACGGCTTTTACTACTTCACCTTTTTTAACAACACCGCCTGGTGTTGCACTTTTAACGCTAGCAACTATTACATCTCCAATGTTTCCAAACTTTCTCTTGGATCCGCCTAAAACTCTTATACACATAATCTCTTTTGCTCCAGTATTATCTGCAACTTTTAAGCGAGTTTGTGGCTGTATCATATAAATGCCTCCTTTCAATCATTGAAATTATTTAGCTTTCTCAACGATTTGTACTAATCTCCATCTCTTATCTTTAGATAATGGTCTAGTTTCCATTATTAATACTCTATCATTAATTCTAGCTTCATTATTTTCATCATGAACCTTGAACTTTTTAGTTCTGTTAATTGTCTTTCCATATAATGGGTGACGAACTTTTCCTTCAACTGCAACTACAATAGTTTTTTCCATTTTGTCAGAAACAACTCTACCTATTCTAGTCTTTCTATTACTTCTTTCCACAGGATTACCTCCTTTCAGTATACTACTGTTCAATCACATTTAATTCTTTTTCTCTAAGTATTGTCTTAACTTGAGCTATTGATTTCTTTACCTGTCTTATTCTCATTGGGTTTTCTAGTTGACCAGTTGCTAATTGAAATCTTAAATTAAATAACTCAGCTTTTAAATCATTTAATTTAGCTGACAATTCTTGAGCAGTATTTACTCTCAACTCTTGTAATTCATTAGCCCTCATTTACTTCACCACCCGTTTGTTCGAAATCTTTTCTTGTTACGAATTTAGTCTTCATTGGAAGCTTATGTGAAGCAAGTCTCATAGCTTCTCTAGCAACATTTTCTGCTACTCCAGATAACTCAAATAAAACTCTACCAGGTTTTACAACAGCTACCCAATATTCTGGTGAACCTTTACCAGAACCCATACGAGTTTCAGCAGGCTTTTCAGTTATTGGTTTGTCTGGGAATACTTTTATCCAAAGTTTTCCACCTCTTTTTATATATCTATTTATAGCTATTCTGGCAGCTTCTATTTGATTACTTGTTAACCATCCGCATTCAGTTGCTTGTATAGCATAATCACCATAAGCAATAAAGTTTCCTCTAGTTGCTTTTCCCTTCATTCTGCCACGTTGAACTTTACGATGTTTTACCTTTTTTGGCATCAACATACCTAATTCCTCCTTCCTTATTGGCTAATTTCTTGTGTTCTTACTTTCTTTGCAGGAAGAACTTCTCCTCTATATAACCAAACTTTAACACCTATTTTTCCATAAGTTGTATCTGCTTCAGCAAATCCATAATCGATATCTGCTCTTAATGTTTGTAGTGGAATAGTTCCTTCATGGTATTGCTCAGTTCTAGCTATTTCAGCTCCACCAAGTCTTCCTGAACAAGCAGTCTTAACACCTTTAACTCCGCATCTCATAGCTCTTTGAATAGTTTGTTTCATAGCTCTTCTGAAAGATATTCTCTTTTCAAGTTGTTGAGCAATGTTTTCAGCCATTAATTGAGCGTCTGTTTCTGGTCTTTTAACTTCAACTATGTTAATTATTACGTTCTTTTCTCTTACCATTGAAAGTATTTCAGATTTTATCTCTTCTATACCTTTACCGCCTTTACCTATAATCATTCCTGGTTTACCAGTATGAATATTAATCTTAACTCTTTTTGGTGTTCTTTCTATTTCTGTTTTAGCAACACCAGCTGAGAAACATTTCTTCTTTATAAATTTTCTGATTTTATCATCTTCTATTAGGTTATCCGCAAAGTTTTGGTTATTAGCATACCATTTTGCATCCCAATCCTTTATAACGCCGACTCTGAGGCCATGTGGATGTACTTTTTGTCCCACTCTATTTCCCTCCTTCTATGCTCTTTCTTTAACTACTAGTGTAATATGACTAGTTCTCTTCATTATTGAATATGCTCTACCTTGTGCACGTGGTCTGAACCTCTTTAGTGTTGGTCCTTGGTTTGCATATGCTTCTGCAACATATAATTTATTAACATCTAAGTTAAAATTATTTTCTGCATTAGCTACAGCTGATTTTAATACTTTTAAAATTACAGTAGCTGCATCCTTTGGAGTATATTTTAATATAGCAAAAGCTTCATTTACATTCTTATTTCTAACTAAGTCAAGAACAACTCTAATTTTTCTTGGAGATATTCTTACATATTTTGCTATAGCTCTAGCTTCCATTATAGTTCCTCCTTCCTATTACTATTTTACACGTGATCCCTTTTCTGTTTTGTCTACGTGACCTTTGAATGTTCTTGTTAATACAAATTCTCCTAGTTTATGTCCTACCATATCTTCGCTTATATAAACTGGAACATGTTTTCTACCGTCATGAACAGCTATAGTATGACCTAACATTTGAGGGAATATTGTTGAACTTCTTGACCAAGTTTTTATAACTTTTTTCTCACCTTTTTCGTTCATTTCCTCTATTTTTTTCATTAAAGAATCAGCAACGAAAGGTCCTTTTTTTAGTGATCTACTCAAGT
This region includes:
- the rplV gene encoding 50S ribosomal protein L22, with amino-acid sequence MEARAIAKYVRISPRKIRVVLDLVRNKNVNEAFAILKYTPKDAATVILKVLKSAVANAENNFNLDVNKLYVAEAYANQGPTLKRFRPRAQGRAYSIMKRTSHITLVVKERA
- the secY gene encoding preprotein translocase subunit SecY translates to MSTLRNAWKVPELRKKILFTLFMVAIIRMGNHIPVPGIDTGALANITKAGTLFSFYDLMSGGALSNFSIFAMGVIPYINSSIIFQLLTIAIPSLEQLSKEGEEGRKKIQKYTRYTAIVLGALQSFGTYALIRNQGVATNLGKFDIFLMILTLTTASTFLMWLGDQITVKGIGNGISLIIFVNIISRLPEKILKINSLQQNQSVSIVQVIFLIVFTILMFTGVVIATLAERRIPIQYAAKNSGGRMLKGQSTHIPINMNSSAIIAIIFAMSVMQFPTTIGSFWPESAFNKFITMSKYSVFKMNTWPYAVITAILVIFFTWFYTEVTFKPDEMAENIHKSAGFVPGVRPGEATARFIEKVLVKVSILGGIFATVIALIPMVFESVGAFKGISLGGTALLIEVGVALDFMRVLESQLVMRHYKGFLK
- the rplR gene encoding 50S ribosomal protein L18, with product MFKKENRQRARVKRHLRVRNKISGTAQRPRLAVFRSEKNIYAQIIDDVERVTIVSASSLDKDFAGKIGSNKEAAKAVGTMVAKKAMEKGIEEVVFDRGGYVYHGRVKELAEAAREAGLKF
- the rplX gene encoding 50S ribosomal protein L24, encoding MAKVHVRRTDKVVVISGKDKGKVSEVLTVYPKTGKVLVKDVNIVTKHVKPNRENMQGGIVKKEAPINSSKVMLYCTNCNSATRISKKLLEDGTKVRVCKKCGEIL
- the rpsC gene encoding 30S ribosomal protein S3 — encoded protein: MGQKVHPHGLRVGVIKDWDAKWYANNQNFADNLIEDDKIRKFIKKKCFSAGVAKTEIERTPKRVKINIHTGKPGMIIGKGGKGIEEIKSEILSMVREKNVIINIVEVKRPETDAQLMAENIAQQLEKRISFRRAMKQTIQRAMRCGVKGVKTACSGRLGGAEIARTEQYHEGTIPLQTLRADIDYGFAEADTTYGKIGVKVWLYRGEVLPAKKVRTQEISQ
- the rpsS gene encoding 30S ribosomal protein S19, translated to MSRSLKKGPFVADSLMKKIEEMNEKGEKKVIKTWSRSSTIFPQMLGHTIAVHDGRKHVPVYISEDMVGHKLGEFVLTRTFKGHVDKTEKGSRVK
- the rplP gene encoding 50S ribosomal protein L16 yields the protein MLMPKKVKHRKVQRGRMKGKATRGNFIAYGDYAIQATECGWLTSNQIEAARIAINRYIKRGGKLWIKVFPDKPITEKPAETRMGSGKGSPEYWVAVVKPGRVLFELSGVAENVAREAMRLASHKLPMKTKFVTRKDFEQTGGEVNEG
- the rpsQ gene encoding 30S ribosomal protein S17, with the protein product MERSNRKTRIGRVVSDKMEKTIVVAVEGKVRHPLYGKTINRTKKFKVHDENNEARINDRVLIMETRPLSKDKRWRLVQIVEKAK
- the rpsE gene encoding 30S ribosomal protein S5, which gives rise to MRIDPSTLNLKEKVVFINRVAKVVKGGRNFRFSALVVVGDENGHVGVGMGKAVEIPEAIRKGIEDAKKHLVEVAMVDTTVPHIIEGEYGRGKVLIMPATEGTGVIAGGPVRAVLELAGLKDVRAKSLGSNNPKNMVGATINGLSRLRTAEQIAKLRGKTVEEILG
- the rpmD gene encoding 50S ribosomal protein L30, producing MAKLKVTLTKSIIGRKKDHIATVNALGLKKIGKSVMHEDTPQIRGMINKVSYLLNIEEV
- the rplO gene encoding 50S ribosomal protein L15, which produces MKLHELKPAMGSKKAPKRVGRGNGSGLGKTAGKGHKGQNARSGGGVRPGFEGGQMPLYRRVPKRGFTNIFAKEYVEVNVSRLNIFEDGTEVTPEVLKANGVISKVKDGVKILGNGALERKLTIKATKFTKGAVEKIESMGGKAEVI
- the rpmC gene encoding 50S ribosomal protein L29 produces the protein MRANELQELRVNTAQELSAKLNDLKAELFNLRFQLATGQLENPMRIRQVKKSIAQVKTILREKELNVIEQ
- a CDS encoding type Z 30S ribosomal protein S14, producing the protein MARKAMIEKWKKTPKYSTRAYTRCRICGRPHSVLKKYGICRICFRELAYRGQIPGCKKASW
- the rplE gene encoding 50S ribosomal protein L5, giving the protein MSRLQEKYNKEVIPALMEKFGYKNIMQVPKLEKIVVNMGVGEAKDNSKVLESAVADLQQITGQKPVITRAKKSVANFKIRQHMPIGCKVTLRKDMMFEFADKLMNIALPRVRDFRGISAKSFDGRGNYALGIKEQIIFPEIEYDKIDKVRGMDIIFVTTAKTDEEARELLRYLGMPFAQ
- the rpsH gene encoding 30S ribosomal protein S8, which encodes MVMTDPIADMLTRIRNANIVRHEVVEVPSSNVKKSIANILVQEGYVKDIEEYADGAVPMLRLSLRYNGKERVITGLKRISKPGLRVYCKKDNTPKVLNGLGVAIISTSKGIVTDREARKLGLGGEVICYVW
- the rplF gene encoding 50S ribosomal protein L6 codes for the protein MSRVGRLPIEIPNGVNVTVTPENVVTVKGPKGELTKAMHEDINIAIEDNNIVVTRPSENAQHRALHGLTRALINNMVIGVTEGYQKTLELVGVGYRAQLKGKDLVLNLGYSHPVEIKAVQGVEYAVPEATKVVVSGIDKELVGSVAANIRVWRKPEPYKGKGIRYAGEVIRRKEGKTGK
- the rplN gene encoding 50S ribosomal protein L14, giving the protein MIQPQTRLKVADNTGAKEIMCIRVLGGSKRKFGNIGDVIVASVKSATPGGVVKKGEVVKAVIVRTKRGVRRADGSYIKFDENAAVVIKDDKQPKGTRIFGPIARELREKDKEFNKILSLAPEVL